The Saccharomyces mikatae IFO 1815 strain IFO1815 genome assembly, chromosome: 11 genome has a segment encoding these proteins:
- the TPO5 gene encoding Tpo5p (similar to Saccharomyces cerevisiae TPO5 (YKL174C); ancestral locus Anc_1.173) — translation MPEYTLLADNIRENIAHFDPNDIFDNLHTIVHEDDNQHNEEAEHFNYDQVLDKSLLSRSSIVGLGLGLMSPVLGMCTSMAIGLINGGPFTIMLGFLISGVCIWFSSLSLGEIVSKFPMELHVGSAMLAPETLKLVCSWYTGWLMLIGNWTMSTSITFAGAQLTISLILMTNSDLISEAHLIFYTVIVFYLVVTAVGLVNLKFARFIEIINKVCVYWIIYAIIFIDILLLVFHKGKFRSLKYALFHFDNNLSGYKSAFISFIIGFQQSNFTLQGFSMLPALADEVKVPERDIPRGMSNAVLLSAFSGVIFLIPIMIILPDNDLLFTNHKVLPIVNIFTKSTDSVVLSFFLVLLILGNLLFSGIGSITTSSRAVYSFSRDQAIPYYDKWTYVEPDSQSKVPKNSVILSMIISYFLGLLALISTAAFNAFIGAAVLCLCSATFIPLVLVLFTRRRAIRSAPVKIRYKFGWFINIVSIVWLLLSMVSVCLPTQLPVTFKTMNYALVVYIFCILVITGLYFKWGKYNFRLPLADDIKAPIPSDPEETVFELENSNVEHTLNSEATVKESVEDISEESLNKPRPRSSYENPFEENEENVIAEYSDEYYKEVQGFDLADDCRHDDI, via the coding sequence ATGCCAGAGTATACACTACTGGCTGATAATATAAGAGAGAATATTGCCCATTTCGATCCGaatgatatatttgatAACTTGCACACCATTGTTCATGAGGATGACAACCAACATAACGAAGAGGCAGAGCATTTCAATTATGATCAAGTGTTGGATAAATCCCTACTGTCAAGGAGTTCTATTGTCGGACTCGGTTTAGGATTAATGAGTCCGGTGCTAGGAATGTGCACTAGTATGGCTATAGGCCTGATTAATGGTGGCCCTTTCACTATAATGTTAGGTTTCTTAATTAGTGGTGTGTGTATATGGTTCTCTTCACTTTCTCTTGGTGAGATTGTTTCTAAATTTCCAATGGAACTACACGTTGGTAGTGCCATGTTGGCCCCAGAAACCCTGAAATTGGTATGTTCATGGTACACTGGTTGGTTAATGCTCATAGGGAATTGGACAATGAGCACCAGTATTACTTTTGCAGGTGCTCAGTTaactatttctttgattttgatgacAAACTCTGATCTAATATCTGAAGCacatttgattttttacACAGTCATTGTGTTCTACCTGGTGGTGACTGCTGTAGGTCTTgtgaatttgaaattcgCAAGGTTCATtgaaataataaacaaagtGTGCGTTTATTGGATCATATATGCCATTATATTTATCGATATTCTTCTACTGGTATTCCACAAAGGTAAGTTTAGGTCTTTGAAATACGCACTATTTCACTTTGACAACAATCTGTCTGGGTACAAAAGTGCATTTATTTCCTTCATCATTGGATTTCAACAATCCAATTTCACATTACAAGGGTTCAGTATGCTACCTGCTTTAGCTGATGAAGTTAAAGTTCCTGAGAGAGATATTCCGCGTGGTATGTCCAATGCGGTATTATTATCTGCGTTCTCTGGAGTAATCTTTCTTATaccaataatgataattcTTCCTGATAATGATTTACTTTTTACAAACCATAAGGTTCTGCCAATTGTGAACATTTTTACAAAGTCAACCGATTCGGTGGTtctatcattttttttggtactCTTAATTTTAGGAAATTTGTTATTCTCTGGAATTGGCTCGATTACTACGTCATCTCGTGCTGTTTATAGTTTTAGTCGTGATCAGGCTATACCATATTATGATAAATGGACTTATGTGGAGCCAGATTCACAGTCAAAAGTTCCAAAGAATTCTGTGATATTGAGTATGATAATATCATACTTCCTAGGACTACTTGCATTGATTTCAACGGCTGCATTTAATGCTTTTATAGGGGCTGCAGTACTATGCCTTTGTTCTGCAACTTTTATTCCGTTGGTTTTGGTGTTGTTTACGAGAAGAAGAGCCATTCGAAGTGCGCCAGTGAAAATCAGGTATAAATTTGGTTGGTTCATCAACATCGTTTCTATCGTGTGGTTATTGCTGTCTATGGTTTCAGTTTGTTTACCAACACAATTACCTGTAACATTTAAAACGATGAACTATGCCTTAGTGGTCTATATATTCTGTATTTTGGTTATTACTGGTCTTTACTTCAAATGGGGGAAGTACAATTTCAGGTTGCCTTTGGCAGATGACATTAAAGCTCCAATTCCCAGTGATCCGGAAGAAACTGTTTTTGAACTGGAGAATAGTAACGTTGAGCATACTCTGAACTCTGAAGCGACAGTGAAAGAATCCGTAGAAGACATCTCAGAAGAAAGCCTAAATAAACCTCGTCCTAGAAGTAGTTATGAGAATCCCttcgaagaaaatgaagagaatgTCATAGCCGAATACAGTGATGAGTATTATAAAGAAGTACAAGGTTTTGATCTTGCTGATGATTGTAGGCATGATGATATATAA
- the SNU114 gene encoding U5 snRNP GTPase SNU114 (similar to Saccharomyces cerevisiae SNU114 (YKL173W); ancestral locus Anc_1.174): MEGDDLFDEFGNLVGVNPLDSDEEEEEVLDEQELYETDITGESGDKNGIKANPFISVGNDKGVGTDLGYPYGKGVEVLIETENTQSVKTPLVKPVAERSKLQEHTIFTQLKKNIPKTKYNRDYMLSMTDIPERIINVGVIGPLHSGKTSLMDLLIIDSHKRIPDMSKNTELGWKPLRYMDNMKQEIDRGISIKLNGSTLLCTNLESKSNIINFLDAPGHTNFIDETAVAFAASDLALIVIDVVEGVTSVVEQLIKQSIRNKLAMCFVINKLDRLILDLKLPPMDAYFKLNHIIKDINSFTKGQVFSPAYNNIIFASAKLGFTFTVKEFVAYNYSHSIPPSKIDDFITRLWGSVYFHKGNFQSKPFDSVEGYPTFVEFILNPIYKIFSYALSMEKDKLKNLLRNSFRINLRHEVLKYDPQPFLKHVLQLIFKEQTGLVDSITRCYEPLTLTDNKVNQLSSPGKHTSKDILWAHVLKTLDYGGTEWSLVRIYSGLLKRGDKVRILDTSQSESRQKRAIINNTEIESFDKEEDGDDDETPMCTVEEIGLLGGRYVYPLSKAHKGQIVLVKGISSAYIKSATLYSVKNKEDMKTLKYFRPLDYITEAVFKIVLQPLLPKELPKLLHGLNKVTKYYPGVVVKVEESGEHVILGNGELYMDCLLYDLRTRYADIEIKISDPLTVFSESCSNESFASIPVNNSISRLNDESSLGLAISVTAEPLDFKMIQDLSKNVLGKGQNYLNIDEIIDNPRKLSKILRTEYGWDSLASRNVWSFYNGNVLINDTLPGEVSPELLSEYKQQIIQGFYWAVKEGPLAEEPIYGVQYKLLSITIPSDTNIDVIKSQIIPLMRKACYVGLLTATPALLEPVYEVNITVHAPLLPIVEELVKKRRGSRIYKTIKVVGTPLMEIRGQIPVIESPGFEIDLRLCTNGLGMCQLYFWHKIWRKVPGDVLDKDAFIPKLKAAPVNSLSRDFVMKTRRRKGISTGGFMSNDGPTLEKYISAELFVQLRENGLIP; the protein is encoded by the coding sequence ATGGAAGGCGATGATTTATTTGACGAATTTGGGAATCTAGTAGGAGTTAATCCTTTGGattctgatgaagaagaagaagaagtacTAGATGAGCAGGAGCTATACGAAACAGATATAACTGGGGAAAGCGGTGACAAGAATGGAATTAAGGCCAATCCATTTATTTCAGTAGGAAATGACAAGGGAGTTGGGACAGACTTAGGATACCCCTATGGCAAGGGAGTGGAAGTATTAATAGAAACCGAGAACACGCAGTCAGTAAAGACTCCATTGGTAAAGCCAGTAGCGGAGCGAAGTAAGTTACAAGAACATACAATTTTTACAcagttaaagaaaaatattccGAAAACCAAATACAACCGGGATTATATGCTGTCAATGACAGATATCccagaaagaataataaatgTTGGCGTAATTGGACCCCTCCATTCAGGTAAGACCTCTCTTATGGATCTTCTAATAATTGATTCGCACAAACGCATCCCAGATATGTCTAAGAATACGGAACTTGGATGGAAACCATTAAGATATATGGATAATATGAAGCAAGAAATAGATCGGGGAATCTCCATCAAACTTAATGGTTCCACTCTACTTTGCACCAATTTAGAATCCAAGTCTAACATAATAAACTTTCTGGATGCTCCAGGGCATACCAATTTTATCGATGAAACGGCTGTCGCATTTGCTGCCAGTGATTTGGCTTTAATTGTGATAGATGTTGTAGAAGGTGTTACTTCTGTAGTGGAGCAACTAATAAAACAAAGTATTAGAAATAAATTAGCGATGTGTTTTGTTATCAATAAACTCGACAGGCTGATTTTAGATCTGAAGTTACCGCCAATGGACGCATATTTTAAGTTGAATCACATAATTAAAGACATTAATTCATTCACCAAGGGGCAGGTATTTTCACCGGCatacaataatataattTTTGCTTCGGCAAAACTGGGCTTCACCTTTACTGTCAAGGAATTTGTAGCTTATAACTACTCGCATTCAATTCCTCCTTCTAAAATAGATGATTTTATCACACGGCTGTGGGGTAGCGTTTACTTTCATAAGGGCAACTTTCAGTCAAAACCATTTGATAGTGTGGAAGGGTACCCAACTTTTGTTGAGTTTATTCTCAATCCGATCTACAAGATATTCTCCTATGCTCTGTCCATGGAAAAAGATAAGTTAAAAAATCTATTGAGGAACAGTTTTAGGATTAATCTAAGGCATGAAGTCCTCAAGTATGATCCACAAccttttttgaaacatgTTTTACAACTAATCTTTAAGGAACAGACTGGTCTTGTGGATTCCATAACAAGATGTTACGAGCCACTTACATTGACTGACAATAAGGTAAACCAACTTTCAAGTCCGGGCAAACATACTTCGAAAGACATTCTATGGGCTCATGTGTTGAAGACTTTGGATTATGGTGGAACAGAATGGTCCCTTGTTCGCATATATTCTGGCCTTCTGAAGAGAGGTGACAAAGTGCGTATACTAGATACGTCGCAATCTGAGTCCCGCCAAAAAAGAGCGATTATTAATAATACAGAGATAGAAAGTTTCGACAAAGAGGAggatggtgatgatgacgaaacACCTATGTGTAcggttgaagaaattggcTTATTAGGTGGTAGGTATGTCTATCCGCTTAGTAAAGCGCACAAAGGACAGATAGTATTGGTAAAAGGTATTTCCAGTGCATATATTAAATCTGCTACGTTGTATTCTGTGAAGAATAAGGAAGATATGAAGACACTAAAGTACTTTAGACCCTTGGATTATATCACTGAGGCAGTTTTCAAGATTGTTCTTCAGCCCTTGCTGCCAAAAGAATTGCCGAAGTTATTGCATGGCCTTAACAAAGTCACTAAGTACTACCCAGGCGTTGTTGTCAAAGTCGAGGAATCGGGAGAACACGTGATATTAGGGAATGGGGAGTTATACATGGATTGCTTACTATATGATTTGAGGACAAGGTATGCAGATATAGAGATCAAAATATCAGATCCTTTAACTGTTTTTTCGGAAAGTTGCTCAAATGAATCATTTGCCTCGATACCCGTAAACAATTCCATATCGCGCCTGAATGACGAAAGCTCGCTAGGTCTAGCGATTAGTGTTACTGCCGAACCACTGGATTTTAAAATGATCCAGGACTTGAGCAAGAACGTGTTAGGGAAGGGCCAAAACTATTTGAATATAGATGAAATAATAGACAACCCAAGAAAACTATCTAAGATACTGAGAACAGAGTATGGATGGGATTCGTTGGCATCAAGAAACGTTTGGTCATTCTATAATGGGAATGTGTTAATTAATGACACTTTGCCAGGTGAAGTCAGCCCAGAATTACTATCCGAATATAAACAACAAATTATACAAGGATTTTACTGGGCTGTGAAAGAGGGTCCATTGGCAGAAGAGCCAATTTACGGCGTACAGTATAAGTTGTTATCAATCACAATACCTTCCGATACAAACATCGACGTTATAAAAAGTCAAATCATTCCATTAATGAGAAAAGCCTGTTATGTTGGTTTGTTAACGGCGACGCCAGCATTGCTGGAGCCTGTTTATGAAGTTAACATTACGGTTCATGCTCCGTTACTACCAATAGTAGAAGAGCTCGTCAAAAAAAGACGCGGCAGCAGGATATATAAGACAATAAAAGTGGTGGGGACGCCGTTGATGGAGATTCGTGGACAGATCCCAGTTATCGAATCTCCAGGGTTCGAAATAGATTTGAGATTATGTACGAACGGCCTTGGTATGTGTCAGTTGTACTTTTGGCACAAGATCTGGAGAAAAGTGCCTGGCGATGTTTTGGATAAAGATGCCTTTATTCCGAAGTTGAAAGCAGCACCTGTCAATAGTTTAAGCCGTGATTTTGTGATGAAAACAAGAAGGCGGAAGGGTATTTCTACAGGTGGATTTATGTCGAATGATGGCCCGACGTTAGAAAAGTATATAAGCGCTGAGCTATTTGTTCAATTGAGAGAAAACGGCCTGATACCATAG
- the EBP2 gene encoding Ebp2p (similar to Saccharomyces cerevisiae EBP2 (YKL172W); ancestral locus Anc_1.175) has protein sequence MAKGFKLKELLSHQKDIEKADRLQNDLKKKKSQDLKKEEPTVVSATDLKKLEEQNKQANSNKDVASNVEEYQSQAMSKKERRKLKKELKKMQEDEAAKTQKDESGAEEDEEANDEDRRLDLEKLAKSDSESDNESGEDQDADVVAEEEIKEEEEEEEEEEQEQDVPLSDVEFDSDADVVPHHKLTINNTKAMKHALERVQLPWKKHSFQEHQSVMSETNTDEQIKDIYDDTERELAFYKQSLDAVLVARDELKRLKVSFKRPLDYFAEMVKSDEHMDKIKGKLIEEASDKKAREEARRQRQLKKFGKQVQNATLQKRQLEKRETLDKIKSLKNKRKHNEIDHSEFNVGVEEEVEGKRSDRTRPNGKRAAKNAKYGQGGMKRFKRKNDAYSSADVSGYSSRKMKGKANRPGKSRRTRRF, from the coding sequence atggCAAAAGGTTTTAAATTGAAGGAGTTGCTTTCGCACCAAAAGGACATTGAAAAAGCTGACAGGCTCCAAAATGAtctaaagaaaaaaaaatcccaggatttgaagaaagaggaACCAACCGTTGTTTCAGCCactgatttgaaaaagctgGAGGAGCAAAACAAGCAGGCAAATAGTAACAAAGATGTTGCTTCTAATGTGGAAGAATATCAGAGCCAGGCCATGtctaaaaaagagagaagaaaattaaagaaagaattaaaaaagaTGCAAGAAGACGAAGCTGCAAAGACTCAAAAGGATGAGTCCGGAGCCGAGGAAGACGAAGAAGCTAACGATGAGGATAGAAGGCTggatcttgaaaaattggcCAAGAGTGATTCTGAGTCTGATAACGAGTCTGGGGAGGACCAGGATGCTGATGTAGTTGccgaagaagaaattaaggaagaggaggaagaagaggaagaagaggaacAGGAACAGGATGTTCCGTTGTCCGATGTAGAATTCGATTCTGATGCCGATGTTGTCCCACATCATAAACTAACCATCAACAACACCAAAGCCATGAAGCATGCCTTGGAAAGGGTACAATTGCCCTGGAAAAAACATTCTTTCCAAGAGCATCAGAGTGTCATGTCTGAAACAAATACGGATGAACAGATCAAGGACATATACGATGATACCGAGAGGGAGTTAGCATTTTACAAGCAATCATTAGACGCTGTCTTAGTGGCACGCGACGAGTTAAAACGACTAAAAGTATCCTTTAAAAGACCGTTGGATTATTTTGCTGAGATGGTTAAAAGTGATGAACACATGGATAAGATCAAGGGTAAGCTAATCGAAGAAGCCAGTGATAAGAAGGCACGTGAAGAAGCTAGAAGACAGCGAcaattaaagaaatttggTAAGCAAGTCCAAAATGCTACTTTGCAGAAACGTCAATTGGAAAAGAGAGAAACATTGGACAAGATCAAgtctttgaaaaacaaaagaaagcatAACGAGATCGACCACTCCGAGTTTAACGTAGgtgtagaagaagaagtggaAGGAAAAAGGTCTGACAGAACCAGACCTAACGGAAAGAGAGCTGCGAAGAATGCCAAATATGGACAAGGTGGTATGAAGAGATTCAAGAGAAAGAACGATGCTTACTCTTCTGCTGATGTTTCTGGATATTCCTccagaaaaatgaaaggtAAGGCCAATAGACCTGGGAAAAGTAGACGTACTAGAAGATTCTAA
- the ZRT3 gene encoding Zn(2+) transporter ZRT3 (similar to Saccharomyces cerevisiae ZRT3 (YKL175W); ancestral locus Anc_1.172), with product MERIPRWLLFSIISSVLCILGALCVPLLSVAFDSKRNSQSKLVNYGLSLSAGSMITTSLYMLLPRIEKSNRFKVFPGLLLGICLSFFLNYLVHAFASESLVHCADKSDHNPDSHIHAQSLSHSHSHLDNDHDLESSRSEHEYLTSSSVSENDPLVSKDSRRPQIKKKVSLIDLLTRRKSEGECCDLDKCTPLLQSEQPEYIACVPPVIKSSQSERNVPHRCEGVDDNSQFDNKDHRGLVCMENNVGYDLENLSLYRRNFLSSRHHSTCESTGNYGSNQLSHSSASSLENDTAENRTSLTETQCHSENGSLYRHHHHLETPFSKLLSIGMQTCLVLALHKFPEGFIIFYTNRSDSSKSLGFSIFLSLTIHNFVEGFAMTLPFYTAFESKWVAILITTVLGGGSQPLGALIGYFIFRGSTPREDEPNMDLLLSITAGFLLVIGLQMFQTGIGFSDGHHHHQGEGDKEMKQSHSSGTTCLKWCCTGVLLILASALFT from the coding sequence ATGGAAAGAATTCCCAGGTGGCTGCTATTTTCTATAATATCGTCGGTACTATGTATACTGGGGGCCCTGTGTGTGCCGTTGTTATCGGTTGCGTTTGATAGCAAGCGGAATAGTCAATCTAAGTTGGTCAACTACGGCCTTTCTTTAAGTGCAGGGTCTATGATCACTACATCACTATATATGTTGTTGCCTCGAATCGAAAAATCAAACCGATTCAAGGTATTTCCCGGGTTGCTTCTGGGTATTTGTCTCAGTTTTTTCCTAAACTACCTTGTTCATGCTTTCGCCAGCGAGTCGTTGGTACACTGTGCTGATAAGTCTGATCATAACCCCGATTCTCATATACATGCACAGTCACTCTCTCACTCACATTCGCATCTTGACAATGATCATGACTTGGAGAGTTCCCGCTCTGAACATGAGTATTTGACCTCTTCGAGTGTTTCTGAAAATGACCCACTAGTTTCAAAGGACAGCCGTAGGCcgcaaataaaaaagaaggtgTCCTTGATTGACTTGCTAACGAGAAGGAAATCGGAAGGTGAGTGCTGCGATTTGGACAAGTGCACACCGCTCTTACAATCAGAGCAACCAGAATATATTGCATGTGTTCCACCAGTTATAAAATCTTCTCAAAGTGAAAGAAATGTACCACACAGGTGTGAAGGggttgatgataactcacAGTTCGATAATAAGGATCACCGTGGTCTTGTCTGTATGGAAAATAATGTTGGATACGATCTAGAAAATCTATCGTTGTACCGtagaaattttctttcgaGCCGTCATCATAGTACCTGTGAATCTACTGGAAATTATGGTTCCAATCAACTGTCACACTCTTCAGCATCatctttggaaaatgaTACAGCTGAGAATCGAACCTCATTGACAGAAACACAGTGCCATTCAGAAAATGGTTCTTTGTACCGTCACCATCACCACTTAGAGACTCCATTTTCTAAATTGTTGTCTATTGGTATGCAAACTTGTCTAGTTCTTGCATTGCACAAATTCCCGGAAGGGTTCATCATTTTCTACACTAATAGATCAGACTCGTCGAAGTCCTTAGggttttccatttttttaagtTTAACAATTCATAACTTCGTCGAGGGGTTTGCAATGACTTTACCATTCTACACTGCTTTTGAATCTAAATGGGTCGCTATCTTAATAACCACTGTTCTTGGCGGTGGTTCTCAACCATTGGGTGCGTTGATAGgttatttcatcttcaggGGCAGTACTCCTAGGGAAGACGAACCTAATATGGATCTTTTACTAAGCATCACCGCAGGGTTTCTATTGGTAATCGGTTTGCAGATGTTCCAAACTGGTATCGGGTTTAGCGATGGACACCACCATCATCAAGGAGAAGGTgataaagaaatgaaacaatcACATAGTTCTGGTACGACTTGTTTGAAATGGTGCTGCACCGGTGTTTTGCTAATTCTAGCCAGTGCCCTATTCACTTGA
- the LST4 gene encoding Lst4p (similar to Saccharomyces cerevisiae LST4 (YKL176C); ancestral locus Anc_1.171) produces MLGNLLKNKTRSSVSDKNPQHSDYSSVVPNVPVYCKAANTGTTKTAVGALLDTAVNVEKHSEMLSTTSPPILDHISDDLKLKLFGSRDIPYSRPIDSLQENGVLNSEKITSINEKTYAFRVLIIEEAGQMACRNNYRDIFDYTTSKASNSMEQIRPSELKEYIFGSPVRSSDLTQCDKIRTIPNSDLVLITRIFYYTHQYNRIAVSLCIPKILLPVVAESWSCISSWLTQTQKMLLNFLTINRTMQENTGNYGNNSVIKLSNIDIKTHYPKEIEIMVQTLQKRVIPCLRSMSEIPRLFLYPETFKEFVHVWFKSIFNWIEIKDGPKLGFLPLLMAMVISDYRYTMKELKTSKIVILSGNMVVANKLLFILSALLEPKYKGQITIRQENMRSNSSAVSRDKSNNNFANRSETELSTLTSNDNLVGRAENNGSHNIYNSNANPNNFGSPNYHSLRKGWQIPNRRNSNTSVSVSSNESLAEVIQPSSFKSGSSSLHYLSSSISSQPGSYGSWFNKRPTLSQFFQPSPSLKHNESWERLQTTNGNLQRTSSSSSLQQATSRLSLTTPQQSPSISEYDEYPWMGTPGSPNVGDASHAPPLIKNISYKFPLKNVDLKRDCQRISQDKLLDEAFEKICLPSLSDLDSTYEIFPGNSSYADILTTDSNIGDDLMDKPLELLPKYTMYLTHFSNFFQLQACPVGQESESRITNSMKIDLLRTDYTRSLLVSLRSRDIRDVALKREFAGNGNNNSHDIYGENFTGKRKYVLKQKTKKIFSCGKIGKLSNSLEDCVNFVESSIKNAMMLYDDNGINGDLRDSEALHIFSSLVHYCNTG; encoded by the coding sequence ATGTTAGGTAATTTACTGAAAAATAAGACTAGATCTTCTGTCTCCGATAAAAATCCTCAGCATTCCGATTATTCCTCGGTAGTGCCCAATGTCCCTGTGTATTGTAAAGCGGCGAACACAGGAACTACCAAGACCGCTGTTGGTGCTCTTTTGGATACCGCAGTCAATGTGGAAAAGCATTCAGAAATGCTTTCCACAACTTCCCCGCCCATTTTAGATCACATATCAGATGATTTAAAACTAAAGCTTTTTGGCTCTAGGGACATTCCGTATAGTCGACCCATTGATTCACTGCAGGAAAACGGGGTTCTCAACTCAGAGAAGATCACCTCCATCAATGAAAAGACGTATGCGTTTAGGGTTTTAATCATTGAGGAAGCCGGTCAAATGGCGTGTAGGAACAATTACCgtgatatttttgattaCACCACGTCAAAAGCCTCCAATTCGATGGAGCAAATAAGGCCGAGTGAGTTGAAGGAGTATATATTTGGTTCTCCTGTGAGGTCTTCGGATTTGACGCAGTGTGACAAAATAAGGACCATTCCCAACTCGGATTTGGTACTTATAACAAGAATATTCTATTATACACATCAATACAACCGTATTGCGGTCAGCTTGTGCATACCCAAGATCTTGTTGCCCGTGGTCGCAGAGTCGTGGTCTTGTATTTCATCATGGTTGACCcaaactcaaaaaatgCTCCTTAACTTCCTGACTATAAACCGTACTATGCAAGAAAACACTGGTAATTACGGTAATAATTCGGTTATAAAACTGTCAAATATAGATATCAAGACACACtatccaaaagaaattgaaattatGGTTCAAACCTTACAGAAAAGAGTTATTCCATGTTTACGTTCTATGTCCGAGATCCCCAGACTTTTCCTCTACCCTGAGACATTCAAAGAGTTTGTTCACGTTTGGTTCAAAAGCATATTTAATTGGattgaaatcaaagatgGTCCCAAATTAGGATTTCTTCCTCTCCTAATGGCAATGGTTATTTCCGATTACAGATACACTATGAAGGAATTGAAGACATCTAAGATCGTCATTCTCTCAGGAAACATGGTGGTTGCCAACAAGTTACTCTTTATCTTATCGGCCTTATTAGAACCAAAGTACAAAGGACAAATAACAATACGCCAGGAAAACATGAGGTCAAATTCATCCGCTGTATCAAGAGATAAATCTAATAACAATTTTGCCAACAGATCCGAGACAGAATTAAGTACTTTAACTTCAAATGACAATCTTGTAGGTCGCGCAGAAAACAACGGTAGCCATAATATTTACAATAGTAATGCCAATCCTAATAACTTTGGATCTCCCAATTACCATTCTTTAAGGAAAGGGTGGCAAATACCTAATCGGAGAAACTCAAATACCTCGGTTTCAGTATCTTCAAACGAGTCTTTGGCTGAAGTCATTCAGCCATCTTCCTTCAAAAGTGGGAGCAGTTCATTACATTATTTATCGTCTTCTATTTCAAGCCAACCTGGTTCTTATGGATCTTGGTTCAATAAAAGACCGACACTCTCTCAATTCTTTCAGCCAAGCCCTTCTCTAAAACATAACGAGTCATGGGAAAGGCTACAAACAACGAATGGTAATTTACAGAGAACTTCAAGTTCCTCCTCATTGCAACAAGCAACATCTAGGCTATCCTTAACAACCCCGCAACAATCACCATCAATCAGCGAATATGACGAATATCCTTGGATGGGGACACCAGGCTCTCCGAATGTTGGAGATGCATCTCATGCACCTCCCttgataaagaatatttcaTATAAGTTTCCGCTCAAGAATGTTGACCTGAAGAGAGATTGTCAGAGGATTTCTCAAGATAAGCTATTGGATGAggcatttgaaaaaatatgtctGCCTTCCTTGAGTGACCTAGATTCCACCTACGAAATTTTTCCTGGTAATTCTTCATATGCAGATATTCTGACTACTGATTCTAACATTGGTGATGATTTAATGGACAAACCCTTAGAATTATTGCCCAAGTATACAATGTACCTAACACATTTCAGTAACTTTTTCCAATTGCAAGCATGTCCTGTCGGTCAAGAATCAGAGAGCAGAATAACAAATTCCATGAAGATTGACCTGCTAAGGACGGATTACACGAGAAGTTTACTGGTTTCATTACGCTCGAGGGATATTAGGGATGTTGCATTGAAAAGAGAGTTTGCCGGTAATGGTAACAATAATAGCCATGATATTTATGGTGAAAACTTTACtggaaaaaggaaatatgTGTTAAAACagaaaaccaagaaaatcttttccTGTGGTAAAATCGGCAAGTTGAGTAATAGTTTAGAAGATTGTGTTAATTTCGTGGAAAGTAGTATAAAGAATGCAATGATGCTATATGATGATAATGGAATTAATGGTGATCTCCGTGATTCAGAAGCGTTAcacattttttcatctcttGTTCATTATTGTAATACAGGTTAG